The following proteins come from a genomic window of Frankia casuarinae:
- a CDS encoding AAA family ATPase — protein sequence MASSDEYRSYAHTLETLLAPGGILSTRSPYATADQALPGGVPSEQRAAIYDRVVDRYLTAHVAQHGQLPHPGRQLSLIVGPPGAGKSSALTAAGAQGMELSGTLMLERDELMRILLHELATQGTLPVPHELRDGLDGIPVVPAELHDLINAEGTYLAHRVAAVARMQDWNVGWQNTLGDLSGMQAGIAEFRRAGYGPPQAICLEASEQVLLDRTYQRWESGRRDVEAGRDTLGRHWVTRAGLSSAFRDQNGSTTTTPASSHRLAVLEQSGQTGRIIVINTTEFPGRVVHDTATHGALRERIARPDAAKIIRRAFPPPERTPPGQDGRRRPQPPPETGNSPRPHR from the coding sequence ATGGCCTCCTCGGACGAGTACCGGAGCTACGCCCACACGCTGGAAACTCTGCTTGCGCCCGGCGGGATCCTGTCGACCAGATCTCCCTACGCCACCGCAGACCAGGCCCTGCCCGGTGGTGTTCCCAGCGAGCAACGTGCCGCGATCTATGACCGGGTCGTCGACCGCTACCTGACAGCTCACGTCGCCCAGCACGGCCAACTGCCCCATCCTGGCCGACAGCTTAGCCTGATCGTCGGGCCGCCTGGTGCCGGCAAATCCTCAGCCCTGACCGCTGCCGGGGCCCAGGGGATGGAGCTGTCCGGGACACTGATGCTCGAACGCGACGAGCTGATGCGCATACTTCTACACGAGCTGGCTACGCAGGGGACTCTGCCTGTCCCTCACGAGCTACGTGACGGCCTCGACGGAATACCTGTCGTACCCGCCGAACTCCATGATCTGATCAACGCCGAAGGAACCTATCTCGCGCACAGAGTCGCCGCCGTCGCACGGATGCAGGACTGGAATGTCGGATGGCAGAACACCCTCGGAGATCTAAGCGGAATGCAGGCCGGTATCGCGGAGTTCCGTCGGGCCGGATACGGACCACCACAGGCCATCTGCCTGGAGGCATCCGAGCAAGTTCTCCTCGACCGTACCTACCAGCGGTGGGAAAGCGGACGCCGTGACGTAGAGGCCGGCCGCGACACTCTTGGCCGCCATTGGGTCACCCGCGCCGGGCTGTCGAGTGCCTTCCGCGACCAGAATGGATCGACAACGACAACGCCGGCGAGCAGCCACCGGCTCGCCGTTCTTGAGCAAAGCGGCCAGACCGGACGCATCATCGTCATCAACACGACCGAGTTTCCCGGCCGCGTCGTGCACGACACCGCTACACACGGAGCTCTTCGAGAGCGTATTGCCCGGCCGGACGCGGCGAAGATCATACGGCGGGCTTTCCCTCCCCCGGAGAGGACACCCCCTGGACAGGATGGCAGGCGTCGGCCGCAGCCTCCCCCGGAGACGGGGAACTCACCGCGGCCCCACCGATGA
- a CDS encoding histidine phosphatase family protein yields the protein MDTDVVLVRHGEAHCNLAGIAGGDRGCTGLTLRGRGQVDQAGRRLEWMHHDRQFDVVYAGPRRRVRETAAVISPRLGLTPHIEPRLSGPAHGDADGKPWTDIWEAFGSSPADQPDRPFAAGAESWNAFLARATDCLQNIVTRHAGERILILAHAETVEAMHTLLLGLPAGSSARVAFTVAHASLTRWVHRTPEIGSARWTLVSHNDTAHLIALPTTGFDDVQDGDS from the coding sequence GTGGACACGGATGTTGTGCTGGTTCGGCACGGAGAGGCGCACTGCAATCTCGCGGGCATCGCTGGCGGCGACCGGGGCTGCACCGGGTTGACGCTGCGGGGGCGTGGCCAAGTAGACCAGGCGGGCCGGCGGCTGGAATGGATGCACCACGACCGCCAGTTCGATGTGGTGTATGCCGGGCCGCGGCGACGGGTCCGTGAGACCGCCGCCGTGATCTCCCCACGCCTTGGCTTGACGCCGCACATTGAGCCACGTCTGTCCGGCCCGGCGCATGGTGACGCCGACGGCAAGCCGTGGACGGATATCTGGGAGGCGTTCGGCTCGAGTCCTGCTGACCAGCCGGACCGCCCGTTCGCTGCCGGTGCCGAGAGCTGGAACGCGTTTCTCGCCCGGGCGACCGATTGTTTGCAGAACATCGTCACGCGTCACGCTGGCGAGCGGATTCTCATCCTCGCGCATGCGGAAACCGTCGAGGCGATGCATACCCTGCTGCTGGGTCTACCCGCCGGGTCCTCGGCGCGGGTGGCCTTCACTGTGGCGCATGCTTCTTTGACCCGCTGGGTGCACCGTACTCCCGAGATCGGCTCGGCTCGGTGGACGTTGGTTTCCCACAACGACACCGCCCATCTCATCGCCTTACCGACGACGGGTTTCGACGACGTTCAGGACGGCGACTCGTGA